TCGTTTGTATCATGAAGGATGGCCGGTTTATCGAAGTTGGTTCTTCGGAAGAACTGCAAAAGAAATATGTGAACCCTATTTTTCCTGGGTTAGAAGGGGTTTATTTTGAAATTACAGGTCAAGTTTTAGGGGGCAAAATTCGATGATGCAAATTACAAAAAGCTTTATTTTAGAATCCATTCGCAACACAGGTGTCTTTGTCGGTAATATTGTAACACCATTTATTTTCATTTTATGCTCGTGGGGCTGTACGCTCGCGATAAAGGATAGCCCTGAAACACTTGACTTCATGATTAAAGGTCAATTTTTGCCCATTTCGATTATGTTGCTCGTGTTTGCATTTGCCTTTTCACTGACGACTGTCTATTTAGCGGATTTACGCGCGAATAACACGTTACACTGGTTAAAACGCACGAGTATATTACCGACAACCTATTTTATCGGGATTGGAATTGGTGTATTTTTATTAATGAACGGCGCGCTTATTGCTGTACTAATTGGTTATGCGTTATTAATTTCAATATCATGGAAGGCACTTGTGACGATCATCATCATTTGTAATTTTGTGTTCCTTGCAATATATCCACTATGCTTTATCGTTGCCGGTGTAACAAAAAACGGCAAAACCGCGCAAAGTATGCTAACACCTGTGATGATCCTATTCATGTTTTCAATTACGATGCCGTCTCTATTTATAACGCTTAGCGACAAACAACCACAAGACTACTACGTCTTTTTAGCATGGAACCCAATGCTGTATTTAACAGATACATTGCAAGTTCAGCTTCAGCTCCATAGCGAAACATGGTTACCAATTTACCAATACGCCATCATTTTAAGTGTTGTTTGTGCATGCTTGACTGTGATTGCAAAAAAACTATATAGATAGGACGGATTCGTATGGGTTTAGGATTTATTATTTCGTTAGTTGCTATCGGGATTTGGACGATCATCATTTTATCGATTATGATTCCATTCAATAAAAAATACGTGGTGCGCAACAAAGTGACGAATAAAATCGATTATGAAAAAACAAAAATCTATTTACGCTGGAATGTCTTTGATACGTTAACACTCGTTCTAGCTATTTATACAATCCTTTGTGTGCAGGCATTGAATATGCTACTATCATTTGAACAGACAATAGAAAATCCCTTCGTCCAATTTTTTGTTAACCAATCTCAAGCATGGGTTATTGTCATTGTTGCCTATTTAATTACAAGAATTTCTTCCACATTAAAATGCATAAAAGCTCAGTTTGGTGATTTCAATGAACGAGACGAATGAACAATTGATGGAGCAGCTTCAACATGGTCATGTCGATGCATTATCGATCATTTATGAGCGTCTTCACGAACCGCTGTATTGTTTTTTATTTCGTTACACAAAAGACGAGCAGCTAAGTGTTGATATCGTGCACGATGCATTTGAAATGCTGCAAAAGAAAAACCAAGATTACCAACGAAAAAAAGGAACGGTTAAATCTTATCTTTTTCAAATTGGCTATCGCCTGCTTATGAACAAATTAAATCGTCGCAAACGTTGGCAAACGCTCTTACCGTTTCTAGTACCTACAGAAAAAAAGCAGCTGCAAACGGAAGAAACGCTCGTCATTCAAGCAGCGATTTCGAATTTACCTGATAAACAACGGGCCGTCATTTTGCTCGCCTATTACGACGATTTACCAATGGACGACATTGCACAAATTTTAAGCATCCCTGTAGGTACCGTAAAATCTCGACTACATCATGCGATGAAAACACTCAAGCTTGAATTAAAGGAGGCTTTTGGTCATGAAAGAGGATATTAAAGACGAGGAGCTGGCAAAATGGCTCGATGATTATGAAGTGAAGGTGCCGACAAAAAAACTCGCAATCAAACAAACACCCTTCCAACGCTTCATTCGTTTTTTAGGCTCACCTGCGCCGGATCCATTAGAAAAGCTATCTGACAGTGCTGGGGGCTTTCATTTTTTAAAGCTCTTCCCATTGGCAGCAGGCGTATTTTTTGCCATCCTACAAAGCTTTTTACTATTTTGACAGCATTTTTATAATCCAATTACTTCGTCATCACTAGTGTATGTTCACAAGTGATGACTTTTTTATTCCTAAAATGTCATTTATAAATCGCACGCCAAACGCTCAATATGATTGAAAATAATAAATACAATCCTACATTAGCGTTATGTATTTCATTAGCAAAGGCGTTACATACCGATTTGAATACATTATTTTGGGAGGTTGAGAACGATGAAAAACCAAATCTTTAACCATTTCATTGGAGCAATTGATGCACGAGATGAATACCAACAACAGGAAATCTACAAGGAGCTTGCCTTTAGCGGGATTATTCTTTATTACCTTTTGATGTTGCTTATGGGAACGAGCCTCATCATAGATCTTTTGCAGCAAACCTTTTCACTCATCACACCAATTTTACTTATTGTTACAATTGGCTATTCCGGTTTTCTAATGAAGCGCCTTAACAAAAAGGAATTGATGGCAACAGATTGTGCAACGCCTGAAGAATATGAAATGAACGTGCATAGATTGAAACGCTCATCTACGCTTGCAGGCATTAGCTGGGGATTAATGATGTTATTATGGATGGAATATTTAATGCCGCTCATCTCACGCGAGGAAATAAGCTTTTCATGGGCTGGCGTAATTAGCTGGGGTATCGGTGGTGTTCTTTTTGGCGTAGCGATGTATTTTATTGCGAAATCTAAACTAGAAAAGCATTATGAGTAATACGAGAAAGCTTAAATGAAACTACTAATTCCTAAATAGAAAACCCCGAACAGGCCCATTTTTAACTAGCCACTCGTCGGGGTTTCATTTTACCGTCTTCCTTACACATTCTCTACTTAAGACAATTGGTAATCATATGAAAACTTATGTTGGATGACATCTTTTGATAACTGCTTTAATACAGAGCTAAAATCCTTTTCTTTTTGTTGTTGCAAATACGCCTCGATTGCTTGTAGTTGCTCGGCATCCGTTTTGACTGTCGCTACTTTTACACTCGGCATTTCTTCCACTTGTTTCGGCAGTTCAATGATCGGTTGCTCTAGTTCAGCACTTGGTTGTTGTTGGAACAGTTCTAACTGTTGCTTCAATTGCTCAATTTCGAGCGCTTGCTGCTCGGCCAGTTTTTCACCGTATTGTTTTTGCATTTGCAATAAATCTACATTTGCCAATGCCTCTTCATTTTGTGCCTTCAAATGCTGTACCTTTTCTAGTAATAACTGCTTTTCTTCTTGCTCAAATTGTAGCTCCCCTTTTAACTGTGCGAGTGATTCGTCAAACTGTAATTGTTGCTCCGTACTTTGTTCTAAAATGTGCAGGTATTGCTGTTCAAACATTTGTTTTTGCTCTGTCATCTGTTCGAGTGCTTCAAGCTGCTCATCGCTTTCTGCTAACAGCTGCTCGTACTGTGACGTTGCTTGCTCTACTTGTTCTACTGTATTCTCGTGCTCTGTTTGTAGGATAGCCACTCGCTGTTCTAGTTGCGCATTGGCCTCTTGCTGCTGTTGCTGTACGTGTTGCGCGTCGTTTAAGTTGGTCTTTAATGCTTCTACACTAGACTGAAGCTCCTGTAGTTGTTCCTCGTATGCTTGTTTTTCATCATGGAAACGTACTGTTTGTTGCGCAAACTGCTCCATTTGCTGTTCGTTCTCGGCTAATTGTTGTTGGAGCTGTGTCGAAAATTGTTGCTGCTCTGTTAACAGTGCTGAGATTTGCTCAACTGATTGCTGCTCTTTTGCAAGCTGTGCTTCTAGCGCTGTACAGTGCGTTTGCGATTGTTCGACTGTCGTTTCATGCAGGCTGATTTCCTGCTTTAGTTGAATGATCCGTTGCTCTGCTTCTGCTTGCTGCTCTTTCACCTGCTGTTGCTCTAGTTGAAGCTTTTCATTTGTTGCGTTTAGAGAACGTAAGGCATTGCGCAGATCGGTCAATTTTTGCTCGTTTCCCTGGTGAAGCTGTTGATGATGAAGCAGTTCCGTTTTTTTTCGCTTCAGCTCCGTTTGAAGTGTTTCTAGCTGGGCTGTCACCTGAGGATTTTGCTGAAGCTGTTCGTTTTCCGCTTTGACTTTTAATAAATTTCGATTTAAAAGATCCAGTGCCATTTGTAGCTGTGAAGAAAGCTTTGTTTGCTTTTCAAGCAGTAGTTTTTGTTGATCAAAATCTGCCTTTAGCTTTGCATAATCCATTATTTGTCCGTTCATCAAGACACCTCCTTATGAAAATACATATAAGTTATGGAGCGCTCGACTGGCAGCCACATATTTTAACCTCGTATCGTATGGATCCTTTACTTCAAAGCGTGTACCACGGAAAATGATTACGGTATCAAATTCAAGCCCTTTCGCTAATACCGGTGTCGTAATAATCACTTGCGCGTTTGCCTGCTCGATGCCGATTTGTAAATGAATCGCCTCATTTTCTAGCTTCTCATGCAGATTCTTTGCTTCACGATTGGTCTTGGCAATAATGGCGATTTTACTATCTTTTGATTGCTCAGCAATGCATTGCCTCACTAAATCTGCAATGCCTGGGTAAATCAGCATCCCTGGTTTCACAACCGTTTGTACTTTGTCGCCATTTCTAAATGTTAAAACAGGTAAATTGTATTTCCCTTCGCTAAACGGGCGAATAATATCATTACAGTAGGTCACGATTTGATTTGTTGAGCGATAGGTTGCCTTTAATTCATAATAGCTAAACGGTCCAATCGCTTGTTCAAAATCCGACCAACTACGAAGCTGACTGCTTGGTGTTAAATTTTGTCCTAAGTCACCCATTAGCATAATCTGCTCCGTTAATGCGTTAAATACGTCCATTTCAAACGCGGTATAATCTTGCGCTTCGTCGACAATTAAATATTGGAATGGTTTTTCGTCGCTCGCTGTCAGCCACTGATGAATTACGAAAAGTGGTGCTAAATCATGCTTTTCAATCTGTGTGTACGCTGCAAGTAAATCCTGATAATTCACTTGCAACTGTGCGTTATAGCCAAATTCATCGTGAATAATTTGCATATAAATATCATCTACACAAAGATTATAATAGCGCTCAATTTGCGCAAACGCCTCTTCAAAATGTAGCGCTACCGCTGGGCGAGTCGCTTGATTTACGTTATAGTCAGAAAATGAAAGTTGTTGCCCTTCATAAGTAAGCGCGATGGCCTTCGCGTATTGTTGCGCCATTTGTTGCTTCACACATGTTTCCATGAATGATGTTAATTCTTTGCGATACGTTGTTTTTTCCATGAGCCATAGTTGATCAATATCTTGTATATATATCGTTTGCACATCCAGTAAATAGGCTTGGATCTCCTCAAATGAAACAAAAGATTTGGCGTTAAATAAGGAGCTGATTTGCGCCCATTTAAATTGCTTTTCAAACAGCTCATTATATAGAAGTGCCTTTTCCGTAAGCTTTTTCGCTGTTTCTTCACGTACGACAAATAAGGGTGTAAGCGCTTCGATATCATGTTTACGCTTTTGTTCAATTGCTTGTTGCAGCTGCTTTTTTGCCTCTTTTAAATTAAACTTTAAGGATTCTACTTTTTCAGATGCCGCTTTTTTTAGGCGCATTTCACGTTTTTCTTCATCCGTAATCAGCATTGCTTTTTTATAACTATTACTCTCTGAAATAGGACGATAATCCTCCTGTTTTAAAAATTTCATCTGCTGCTCAATGGTCAGTACCTTGGCACAGTACTGCTCAATTACATCATTTGTGAGGAGTAAGTGCTTCTGTTGTTGCAAATCGGTTAAAAAATGCGCGACTTCGTCCATAATGATTTTTTCTGTTGCATCAAAAATGGTCGCGGCTTCCTTCGCCTTGTCACGAATCGCTTGCTGTACGTAGTGCTTAAGTGCTTCCTTACTCTTCCCAAAATGGGGCTGCTGATGTACAAAATGAGCGATTTCTATAGCACTCACACTATACTTCCCTACCTGAATGGTATGCAAAAATGGGGCCAAATTACTTGTAATATATTTTGCGTATTGTTCAATATAGCGCTTGAATTCAAAGGAGCCTTTTAATTGACGCATTTCCGTATAATGCTCAAATGCTTGTAACGCTTGCGCCTTGCCTTCGTTTGCACTTAAATCATTGACTTCTGAAAAAATCATGCGATCGATTTCTTCAATTGGGCGACGTAGTAACATGACTTGCTCTAAATAAAGCTTCAATGTCGTTTGTACAATATCTTTTTCGCCAAGCTCAGGCAATACATTTTCAACATGCTTTAAAAACAGGGGGTTAGGACCAAAAACCGCTAATTTTTTCGCCTGTAAATGCGGATGCTCATACAATAAATAGCTTAAACGATGCAGCGCGATAACGGATTTCCCACTTCCTGCTGAACCCTGTACAACAATGGCATTTTCGAGCGGTAGGCTAACAAGTTCGTATTGCTCCGCCTGTAACGTTTCCACTAACGACTTCATTTCTGCGCCGCGCTTTTCTGCTAAGTTCTTCACGAGCAGTTCATCAATCGCTAGTTTTTCGGTTTGGAGCGGATGCAGTTCTTTTAATTGCCCGCCCTCAATATCAATATTGCGGTAGCGCTCAAGCTCTACATCATAGCCATCAATCCGATACCGCTTCCCGAAGTTTTTCTCGTAATAGAGCTTGGCAATTGGGTTACGCCAGGAAATCGTTGCCGATGCAATGTCCTCATTTCCAATGTAAATCGTTTCCCCTAA
The sequence above is a segment of the Solibacillus sp. FSL H8-0523 genome. Coding sequences within it:
- a CDS encoding 3'-5' exonuclease, with product MEHKQQMQLMIEEHNEYQDELLEEAVDGLEEQIRKELDKKCKANYLPATYKYELDRVNKTVEGIKTNLTIALENAGGGKRIRRYYEEDDLALHMGDSRIKEAAALVDNPYFARIDFVKDHARLGETIYIGNEDIASATISWRNPIAKLYYEKNFGKRYRIDGYDVELERYRNIDIEGGQLKELHPLQTEKLAIDELLVKNLAEKRGAEMKSLVETLQAEQYELVSLPLENAIVVQGSAGSGKSVIALHRLSYLLYEHPHLQAKKLAVFGPNPLFLKHVENVLPELGEKDIVQTTLKLYLEQVMLLRRPIEEIDRMIFSEVNDLSANEGKAQALQAFEHYTEMRQLKGSFEFKRYIEQYAKYITSNLAPFLHTIQVGKYSVSAIEIAHFVHQQPHFGKSKEALKHYVQQAIRDKAKEAATIFDATEKIIMDEVAHFLTDLQQQKHLLLTNDVIEQYCAKVLTIEQQMKFLKQEDYRPISESNSYKKAMLITDEEKREMRLKKAASEKVESLKFNLKEAKKQLQQAIEQKRKHDIEALTPLFVVREETAKKLTEKALLYNELFEKQFKWAQISSLFNAKSFVSFEEIQAYLLDVQTIYIQDIDQLWLMEKTTYRKELTSFMETCVKQQMAQQYAKAIALTYEGQQLSFSDYNVNQATRPAVALHFEEAFAQIERYYNLCVDDIYMQIIHDEFGYNAQLQVNYQDLLAAYTQIEKHDLAPLFVIHQWLTASDEKPFQYLIVDEAQDYTAFEMDVFNALTEQIMLMGDLGQNLTPSSQLRSWSDFEQAIGPFSYYELKATYRSTNQIVTYCNDIIRPFSEGKYNLPVLTFRNGDKVQTVVKPGMLIYPGIADLVRQCIAEQSKDSKIAIIAKTNREAKNLHEKLENEAIHLQIGIEQANAQVIITTPVLAKGLEFDTVIIFRGTRFEVKDPYDTRLKYVAASRALHNLYVFS
- a CDS encoding ABC transporter permease produces the protein MMQITKSFILESIRNTGVFVGNIVTPFIFILCSWGCTLAIKDSPETLDFMIKGQFLPISIMLLVFAFAFSLTTVYLADLRANNTLHWLKRTSILPTTYFIGIGIGVFLLMNGALIAVLIGYALLISISWKALVTIIIICNFVFLAIYPLCFIVAGVTKNGKTAQSMLTPVMILFMFSITMPSLFITLSDKQPQDYYVFLAWNPMLYLTDTLQVQLQLHSETWLPIYQYAIILSVVCACLTVIAKKLYR
- a CDS encoding DUF3278 domain-containing protein, which codes for MKNQIFNHFIGAIDARDEYQQQEIYKELAFSGIILYYLLMLLMGTSLIIDLLQQTFSLITPILLIVTIGYSGFLMKRLNKKELMATDCATPEEYEMNVHRLKRSSTLAGISWGLMMLLWMEYLMPLISREEISFSWAGVISWGIGGVLFGVAMYFIAKSKLEKHYE
- a CDS encoding group-specific protein, encoding MGLGFIISLVAIGIWTIIILSIMIPFNKKYVVRNKVTNKIDYEKTKIYLRWNVFDTLTLVLAIYTILCVQALNMLLSFEQTIENPFVQFFVNQSQAWVIVIVAYLITRISSTLKCIKAQFGDFNERDE
- a CDS encoding RNA polymerase sigma factor is translated as MNETNEQLMEQLQHGHVDALSIIYERLHEPLYCFLFRYTKDEQLSVDIVHDAFEMLQKKNQDYQRKKGTVKSYLFQIGYRLLMNKLNRRKRWQTLLPFLVPTEKKQLQTEETLVIQAAISNLPDKQRAVILLAYYDDLPMDDIAQILSIPVGTVKSRLHHAMKTLKLELKEAFGHERGY